A window of the Vibrio ostreae genome harbors these coding sequences:
- the yggU gene encoding DUF167 family protein YggU yields the protein MKAAWFDGDDLVLRLYIQPKASRDTIVGLHGDELKVAITAPPVDGKANAHLSKFLAKQCKVAKGLIAIEKGELGRHKQVRISAPVCLPPPVAALLS from the coding sequence ATGAAAGCAGCCTGGTTTGACGGGGACGATCTGGTATTACGGCTGTATATTCAGCCCAAGGCCAGCCGTGACACAATTGTCGGCTTGCATGGCGATGAGCTCAAAGTGGCGATTACCGCCCCGCCGGTGGACGGCAAAGCCAACGCACATCTCAGTAAGTTCCTGGCAAAACAGTGTAAGGTAGCGAAAGGACTGATCGCGATAGAAAAAGGGGAGCTTGGCCGCCACAAACAAGTGCGCATCAGTGCTCCGGTCTGTCTGCCGCCGCCGGTTGCGGCACTGCTCAGTTAA
- the proC gene encoding pyrroline-5-carboxylate reductase, which produces MEQRTVAFIGAGNMAHAIIAGLVSSGYPAQSIIATAPSETRRLPLEQNYGIRTSSDNLAAASEADVVVLAVKPQLMAEVCKPLQAIDFSGKLVISIAAGVSAARLNEMLATQLRLVRVMPNTPSLVNRGMAGLFATPQVAEQDKVFTAELMRAVGEVCWVEQESGINSVIAAAGSAPAYFFLFMEAMQAEAIAQGFDAATARLLVQQSALGAAEMVKANPQIELSTLREQVTSKGGTTAEAIRTFNEHQLSEIVAQAMRAAVSRAQEMEKLF; this is translated from the coding sequence ATGGAACAAAGAACCGTCGCCTTTATCGGCGCAGGAAACATGGCACACGCCATCATCGCAGGTTTGGTCAGCAGCGGCTATCCGGCGCAGAGCATCATTGCCACCGCACCTTCTGAAACCCGCCGCCTGCCGCTGGAGCAGAACTATGGTATCCGCACCAGCAGTGACAACCTGGCGGCGGCTAGCGAAGCCGATGTGGTGGTGCTGGCAGTCAAACCGCAGCTGATGGCTGAGGTTTGTAAGCCGCTGCAGGCGATCGATTTTTCCGGCAAGCTGGTGATTTCGATTGCGGCTGGTGTGTCGGCGGCGCGTCTCAATGAGATGCTGGCAACGCAACTGCGTCTGGTGCGCGTCATGCCAAACACCCCTTCGCTGGTGAACCGCGGTATGGCCGGTCTGTTTGCGACTCCGCAGGTGGCCGAGCAGGATAAAGTGTTCACCGCAGAGCTGATGCGCGCCGTGGGTGAAGTATGCTGGGTGGAACAAGAGTCAGGCATTAACAGCGTGATTGCTGCGGCAGGCAGTGCCCCGGCCTATTTCTTCCTGTTTATGGAAGCAATGCAGGCTGAAGCGATAGCCCAAGGCTTTGACGCGGCAACCGCGCGTCTGCTGGTGCAGCAGTCAGCGCTCGGCGCTGCGGAGATGGTTAAAGCCAATCCGCAGATTGAACTGTCGACCCTGCGTGAGCAGGTGACCTCGAAAGGCGGCACCACCGCCGAAGCCATCCGCACTTTCAATGAGCATCAGCTCAGTGAGATTGTCGCGCAAGCGATGCGCGCTGCCGTGAGCCGCGCACAAGAGATGGAAAAATTATTTTAA
- the mutY gene encoding A/G-specific adenine glycosylase, translated as MTPFAKAILTWYDAYGRKNLPWQHNKTAYSVWLSEIMLQQTQVATVIPYYQRFMQRFPTVTALAAAEQDEVLHHWTGLGYYARARNLHKAAKIVATEYGGEFPTDIEQLNALPGIGRSTAAAILSSVYKQPHAILDGNVKRTLARSFAVEGWPGQKKVENQLWQHAEQHTPATDVDKYNQAMMDMGAMICTRSKPKCSLCPVMEFCSAYQQGNPLDYPGKKPKKDKPVKETWFVMLHHGEDVWLEQRPQSGIWGGLFCFPETADAAIEHALDQRSIADKLVVAKKTLIAFRHTFSHYHLDITPVLLELSAKPDIIMEADKGLWYNLNQPEEIGLAAPVKQLLQSLPFEIHA; from the coding sequence GTGACTCCTTTCGCTAAGGCTATTCTTACCTGGTATGACGCTTACGGGCGTAAAAACCTGCCGTGGCAACACAACAAAACCGCATACAGCGTCTGGCTGTCGGAAATTATGCTGCAACAGACTCAGGTTGCTACCGTGATCCCTTACTACCAGCGCTTTATGCAGCGCTTCCCGACCGTGACTGCGCTGGCCGCAGCCGAGCAGGATGAGGTGCTGCATCACTGGACCGGCCTTGGCTATTACGCCCGCGCGCGTAATCTGCACAAAGCCGCCAAGATTGTCGCCACCGAGTACGGCGGTGAGTTTCCGACCGACATCGAGCAGCTCAATGCCCTGCCCGGCATCGGCCGTTCGACTGCTGCCGCGATTTTGTCTTCGGTGTACAAACAGCCGCACGCTATCTTAGATGGTAACGTCAAGCGTACCCTGGCACGCAGTTTTGCGGTCGAAGGCTGGCCGGGGCAAAAGAAAGTTGAGAATCAGTTGTGGCAACATGCCGAGCAGCACACTCCGGCCACCGATGTCGACAAATACAATCAGGCGATGATGGATATGGGCGCGATGATCTGTACCCGTTCCAAACCCAAATGCAGCCTGTGTCCGGTGATGGAGTTCTGCAGCGCATACCAGCAAGGCAACCCGCTCGACTATCCGGGCAAAAAGCCGAAGAAAGACAAACCGGTCAAAGAAACCTGGTTTGTCATGCTGCATCACGGTGAAGACGTGTGGCTGGAGCAACGGCCGCAAAGCGGGATCTGGGGCGGCCTGTTCTGCTTTCCGGAAACGGCCGATGCCGCGATTGAACACGCTCTGGATCAGCGCAGTATTGCTGATAAGCTGGTAGTAGCGAAAAAGACTTTAATCGCTTTTCGCCACACATTCAGCCATTATCACCTCGATATTACTCCGGTTTTGCTGGAATTATCCGCCAAACCCGACATCATCATGGAAGCGGACAAAGGTCTTTGGTATAACTTAAACCAACCTGAAGAAATCGGCTTAGCTGCCCCTGTAAAGCAGCTGCTGCAAAGTCTTCCATTTGAAATTCATGCATAA
- the hemW gene encoding radical SAM family heme chaperone HemW — protein MLTPPALSLYVHIPWCVQKCPYCDFNSHALKNDIPEDEYIDALLEDLDTDIERYQLNQAPRPLHSIFIGGGTPSLISAEGIGRLLRGIEARIPFQPEIEITMEANPGTIEAERFAGYRSAGVTRISIGVQSFEPEKLTRLGRIHGQAEAVNAAKLAHQIGLNSFNLDLMHGLPDQSLEQALADLDRAIELDPPHLSWYQLTIEPNTLFYFKPPTLPDDDALWDIFDLGHHKLTEAGYVQYEISGYSKPGYQCQHNLNYWRFGDYLGIGCGSHGKLSFSDGRIVRTTKVKHPRGYLAAYQNLTKPYLDNEQLVADIDRPFEFFMNRFRLIEPCPKADFTATTGLPLSVIEPTLNWALQQGYLSEDATHWQITEKGKLFLNDLLEAFMAEEEDE, from the coding sequence ATGTTAACTCCTCCGGCGCTGAGCCTGTATGTGCACATTCCGTGGTGCGTGCAGAAATGCCCGTACTGCGACTTTAACTCGCACGCCCTGAAAAATGATATTCCGGAAGATGAGTATATTGATGCCCTGCTGGAAGATCTCGATACCGATATTGAGCGTTATCAGCTCAATCAGGCCCCGCGCCCGCTGCATTCGATTTTTATCGGCGGCGGTACGCCAAGCCTGATTTCAGCCGAAGGCATCGGCCGACTGCTGCGCGGGATTGAAGCACGGATCCCGTTTCAGCCGGAGATCGAAATCACCATGGAAGCCAACCCGGGCACGATTGAAGCCGAGCGTTTTGCCGGCTACCGCAGCGCGGGCGTGACCCGGATTTCGATTGGGGTGCAGAGCTTTGAGCCGGAGAAACTGACCCGCCTCGGCCGCATTCATGGTCAGGCTGAAGCGGTCAATGCCGCCAAACTGGCGCACCAGATTGGCCTCAACAGCTTTAACCTTGATCTGATGCACGGCCTGCCGGATCAGAGCCTGGAGCAGGCGCTGGCTGATCTTGACCGCGCGATCGAGCTCGATCCACCGCACCTGTCCTGGTATCAGCTCACCATCGAGCCCAATACGCTGTTTTACTTTAAGCCGCCAACCCTGCCGGATGATGATGCGCTGTGGGATATTTTTGATCTCGGCCATCACAAGCTGACCGAGGCCGGTTATGTACAGTATGAGATCTCCGGTTACAGCAAACCGGGTTATCAGTGCCAGCACAACCTCAACTACTGGCGTTTTGGTGATTATCTGGGTATCGGCTGCGGCTCGCACGGCAAGCTCAGTTTCAGTGATGGCCGCATCGTACGGACCACTAAGGTGAAGCATCCGCGCGGTTATCTGGCGGCCTATCAGAATCTGACCAAGCCGTATCTGGATAACGAGCAGCTGGTGGCCGATATCGATCGTCCGTTCGAGTTCTTTATGAACCGTTTCCGTTTGATCGAGCCGTGTCCGAAAGCTGACTTCACCGCCACCACCGGCCTGCCGCTCAGTGTGATTGAACCTACCCTCAACTGGGCGTTGCAGCAGGGCTATCTGAGTGAGGATGCCACCCACTGGCAGATCACCGAGAAAGGTAAACTGTTCTTAAACGATCTGCTGGAAGCCTTTATGGCGGAAGAAGAAGACGAGTAG
- the djlA gene encoding co-chaperone DjlA, whose protein sequence is MHIFGKILGAFFGLLFGGPLGAIFGLFIGHQFDKARRMSRAGFSSGGFGSGPSQAERQEEFFKAAFAVMGHVAKAKGQVTKQEIQLASVMMDRMNLHGDQRRAAQDAFRDGKDADFPLDRVLEKVRISSGGRFDLLQFFLELQISAAFADGDLHPSERDVLHRVAQILGFSADQLERRLRMQEAAFRFQQGGAGGQGQQHYSGGQWQQTSSRDRLADAYSVLGVDENSDAKEIKRAYRKLMNEHHPDKLMAKGLPPEMMNVAKEKSQEIQHAYDLIKKEKGIK, encoded by the coding sequence ATGCATATTTTTGGCAAAATTCTTGGCGCTTTCTTCGGCCTCCTGTTTGGCGGTCCGCTAGGCGCAATCTTTGGCCTGTTTATTGGGCATCAGTTTGATAAAGCCCGTCGTATGAGCCGTGCCGGCTTCAGTTCCGGCGGGTTTGGTTCCGGTCCGAGCCAGGCGGAACGGCAGGAAGAATTCTTTAAAGCGGCCTTTGCTGTGATGGGCCATGTGGCCAAAGCGAAAGGCCAGGTCACCAAACAAGAGATTCAACTGGCCAGTGTCATGATGGATCGCATGAACCTACATGGCGACCAGCGCCGTGCAGCGCAGGACGCGTTTCGTGACGGTAAAGATGCCGATTTCCCGCTTGACCGGGTACTGGAAAAAGTACGCATTTCGTCCGGCGGCCGTTTTGACCTGCTGCAGTTTTTCCTCGAGTTGCAAATCTCAGCCGCTTTTGCCGACGGCGATCTGCATCCGAGTGAGCGCGATGTGCTGCACCGTGTTGCTCAGATATTAGGTTTTTCGGCTGACCAGCTAGAGCGTCGCCTGCGTATGCAGGAAGCGGCGTTTCGTTTCCAGCAAGGTGGCGCTGGTGGACAGGGGCAGCAACACTATTCAGGCGGCCAGTGGCAGCAAACGTCAAGCCGCGACCGTCTGGCCGATGCGTATTCGGTACTCGGGGTGGATGAAAATTCCGACGCGAAAGAAATCAAGCGCGCTTACCGTAAACTGATGAACGAGCATCATCCGGATAAACTGATGGCCAAAGGCCTGCCGCCGGAGATGATGAACGTCGCCAAAGAGAAATCGCAGGAAATCCAGCATGCCTATGACTTGATCAAAAAGGAAAAAGGCATCAAGTAA
- a CDS encoding oxidative damage protection protein, translated as MSRTVFCARLQKEADGLDFQLYPGELGKRIFDNISKEAWAQWQSKQTMLINEKKLNMMDPEHRKLLEQEMVNFLFEGQEVHIEGYTPPSE; from the coding sequence ATGAGCCGCACTGTATTTTGTGCTCGACTACAAAAAGAAGCGGATGGTCTGGATTTTCAGCTGTATCCGGGTGAACTGGGCAAACGTATTTTCGATAACATTTCGAAAGAAGCCTGGGCGCAATGGCAATCTAAGCAAACCATGTTGATCAACGAGAAGAAGCTCAACATGATGGATCCTGAGCACCGTAAACTGCTCGAGCAGGAAATGGTGAACTTCCTGTTTGAAGGTCAGGAAGTTCATATCGAAGGTTACACGCCACCAAGCGAGTAA
- a CDS encoding XTP/dITP diphosphatase, producing MNKIVLATGNQGKVREMADLLAEFGFDVVAQSEFNVSDVAETGTTFIENAIIKARHAAKETGMAAIADDSGLEVDYLAGAPGVYSARYAGVGATDADNLNKLLEAMQGVPQEQRTARFHCVLVMMRHADDPTPLVCHGKWEGRILEQAQGSNGFGYDPVFFVPQENCASAELEPARKKQLSHRGQALHKLFQAIEEQKQFAIEEQKL from the coding sequence ATGAACAAGATTGTATTGGCCACTGGCAACCAGGGCAAAGTACGCGAAATGGCCGACCTGCTGGCCGAATTTGGTTTTGACGTGGTCGCACAAAGCGAATTTAACGTCTCTGACGTGGCAGAAACCGGCACCACCTTTATCGAAAACGCGATTATCAAAGCGCGTCACGCCGCCAAAGAGACCGGTATGGCGGCGATTGCTGATGACTCAGGCCTGGAAGTGGATTACCTGGCCGGTGCGCCGGGTGTCTATTCTGCCCGTTACGCAGGTGTTGGCGCGACCGATGCCGACAATCTCAATAAGCTGCTTGAGGCGATGCAGGGCGTACCGCAGGAGCAGCGCACGGCGCGTTTCCACTGCGTGCTGGTAATGATGCGTCACGCTGACGACCCAACACCGCTGGTGTGCCACGGTAAGTGGGAAGGGCGTATTCTGGAGCAGGCTCAGGGCAGTAACGGTTTTGGCTATGATCCTGTGTTCTTTGTACCGCAAGAGAACTGCGCTTCGGCAGAGCTTGAACCGGCGCGTAAGAAGCAGCTGTCACACCGTGGGCAGGCATTGCACAAGCTGTTTCAGGCGATTGAAGAACAAAAGCAGTTTGCCATTGAAGAGCAGAAGCTGTGA
- the glsB gene encoding glutaminase B — protein MKPTSDILADILDEVRPLIGQGKVADYIPALAQVPNDKLGIAVYTNQGDVITAGDAHEGFSIQSISKALSLTLAMNLYQPDELWRRVGKEPSGQAFNSLIQLEMEKGIPRNPFINAGAIVIADLLQSRLSAPRQRLLEFARQLSGEAQLVYDKVVAASEMMHSDRNAAIAYLMRAFGNFDNEVLPVLNNYFHACALKMSCVELAKMFSYLANKGVSVHTGEPVITATQSKQINALLATCGLYDGAGEFAYRVGMPGKSGVGGGIIAIVPGEMTIAVWSPELDPCGNSLAGTRALELLAQRIGRSIF, from the coding sequence ATGAAACCGACCTCAGACATACTGGCGGACATCCTGGATGAAGTTCGCCCACTGATCGGACAAGGAAAAGTCGCAGACTACATACCAGCCCTGGCACAGGTGCCGAATGACAAGCTGGGTATCGCCGTGTACACCAATCAGGGTGACGTGATCACCGCCGGTGACGCGCACGAGGGCTTCTCGATTCAGTCGATCTCGAAAGCGCTCAGCCTGACCCTGGCCATGAATCTGTATCAGCCGGATGAGCTATGGCGCCGGGTCGGCAAGGAGCCGTCCGGACAAGCGTTTAACTCGCTGATCCAGCTCGAAATGGAGAAGGGCATTCCGCGCAACCCGTTTATTAACGCCGGGGCGATTGTGATTGCCGATTTGCTGCAAAGCCGCTTGTCGGCGCCGCGCCAGCGCCTGCTGGAGTTCGCGCGCCAACTGAGCGGCGAAGCGCAGTTAGTATATGACAAAGTGGTCGCCGCGTCGGAGATGATGCACAGCGACCGCAACGCGGCCATCGCTTATCTGATGCGTGCGTTTGGTAACTTTGACAACGAAGTGCTGCCGGTACTGAATAACTATTTTCATGCCTGCGCGCTGAAAATGAGCTGTGTCGAGCTGGCGAAAATGTTCAGTTATCTGGCCAATAAAGGCGTGTCGGTGCATACCGGCGAGCCGGTGATCACTGCCACGCAAAGTAAGCAGATCAACGCGCTGCTGGCGACCTGTGGCCTGTATGATGGTGCCGGGGAGTTTGCCTACCGGGTCGGCATGCCGGGTAAATCCGGGGTCGGCGGCGGTATTATCGCTATCGTGCCGGGCGAAATGACCATCGCGGTCTGGTCACCGGAGCTGGATCCGTGCGGTAACTCACTGGCCGGTACTCGGGCACTTGAGCTGCTGGCGCAGCGAATCGGCCGCTCTATCTTCTGA
- the trmB gene encoding tRNA (guanosine(46)-N7)-methyltransferase TrmB — MTEVTKNEFTEDGKIVRKIRSFVRREGRLTKGQEAAMKECWPTMGIDYQDALLDWSEVFGNSNPVVLEIGFGMGASLVEMAKNAPEKNFIGIEVHSPGVGACLSSAREAGVTNLRVMCHDAVEVFANMIPDSSLTTLQLFFPDPWHKKRHHKRRIVQLEFAEMVRQKLIPGEGIFHMATDWENYAEHMIEVMNQAPGYQNIAQQGDFVERPADRPLTKFEQRGHRLGHGVWDIKFQRIS; from the coding sequence ATGACTGAAGTAACCAAAAATGAGTTCACTGAAGACGGCAAAATTGTGCGTAAAATTCGCAGTTTCGTTCGTCGTGAAGGCCGTCTGACCAAAGGTCAGGAAGCCGCGATGAAAGAGTGTTGGCCAACCATGGGTATTGATTATCAGGATGCTCTGTTGGACTGGAGCGAGGTATTTGGTAACAGCAACCCTGTGGTACTGGAAATTGGCTTTGGCATGGGCGCCTCTCTGGTTGAGATGGCTAAGAATGCACCGGAGAAAAACTTCATCGGTATCGAAGTGCACAGCCCGGGTGTGGGGGCGTGTCTCTCTTCGGCGCGTGAGGCGGGGGTGACTAACCTGCGCGTGATGTGTCACGACGCGGTGGAAGTGTTCGCCAATATGATTCCTGACAGCAGCCTGACGACACTGCAGCTGTTCTTCCCGGACCCGTGGCACAAGAAGCGTCACCACAAACGCCGTATCGTGCAGCTGGAGTTCGCGGAGATGGTGCGTCAGAAGCTGATCCCGGGTGAAGGTATCTTCCACATGGCGACCGACTGGGAAAACTACGCCGAGCACATGATTGAAGTGATGAATCAGGCGCCGGGTTACCAGAACATCGCGCAGCAAGGCGATTTTGTCGAGCGTCCGGCGGATCGTCCGCTGACTAAATTTGAGCAGCGCGGCCACCGTCTCGGCCACGGTGTGTGGGACATCAAATTTCAGCGCATCAGTTAA
- the mltC gene encoding membrane-bound lytic murein transglycosylase MltC, whose protein sequence is MRKLVYCLTAMLLAGCSREFVESLYDVDYEPTNRFATNLAQLPGQFVKDTAALDALINSFSGNIEKRWGSREIKIAGKRNYVKYIDDYLSRAEVNFNDGQILVETISPTDPKGHLKKAIVTTLLTPDDPAHVDLFSSQNIELKGQPFLYRQVVDQEHKPIQWSWRANRYADYLIAHHLKVKQVDFKQAYYVEIPMVEDQVEIRSYQYASIVQRAARKYDIPEDLIYAIIKTESSFNPYAVSWANAYGLMQVVPKTAGRDVFKLVKNRSGQPSPEYLFNPENNIDTGTAYFHILKTRYLRDVRNPVSLEYSMISAYNGGTGGVLNTFDRNRQRAMNDLNSLKPNQVYWALTKKHPNAESRRYLEKVTQFKKQFNAG, encoded by the coding sequence ATGAGAAAGCTAGTTTATTGCCTGACGGCCATGCTGTTGGCAGGCTGCAGCCGGGAATTTGTCGAGAGCTTGTACGATGTCGATTACGAGCCTACTAACCGCTTTGCCACCAATCTGGCGCAGCTGCCGGGCCAGTTTGTCAAAGACACCGCGGCCCTCGATGCGCTGATCAACAGTTTCTCCGGCAATATCGAAAAACGCTGGGGCAGCCGCGAAATCAAGATTGCCGGTAAGCGTAACTATGTCAAATACATCGATGACTACCTGAGCCGGGCCGAAGTTAACTTCAACGACGGTCAGATCCTGGTCGAAACCATCTCGCCGACCGATCCTAAAGGTCACCTCAAGAAAGCCATAGTCACCACCCTGCTCACTCCGGATGATCCGGCCCATGTCGACTTATTCTCATCACAAAATATTGAATTAAAAGGGCAGCCTTTTCTGTATCGTCAGGTGGTCGATCAGGAACACAAGCCAATTCAGTGGAGCTGGCGCGCCAACCGCTACGCGGATTACCTGATTGCTCATCACCTTAAAGTTAAACAGGTCGACTTTAAACAAGCCTATTATGTCGAGATCCCTATGGTCGAAGATCAGGTCGAGATCCGCAGTTACCAGTACGCCAGTATTGTCCAGCGTGCGGCGCGCAAATATGACATTCCGGAAGATTTGATTTACGCCATCATCAAAACCGAGAGCAGTTTCAACCCTTATGCGGTGAGCTGGGCCAACGCCTACGGACTGATGCAGGTAGTGCCAAAAACCGCCGGGCGCGATGTGTTTAAGCTGGTCAAGAACCGCTCCGGCCAGCCGTCCCCCGAATATCTGTTTAATCCGGAGAACAATATTGATACCGGAACGGCCTACTTTCACATTCTCAAAACCCGCTATCTGCGCGATGTGCGCAACCCGGTCTCACTCGAGTACAGCATGATTTCAGCCTATAACGGTGGCACCGGCGGGGTACTCAACACCTTCGACCGCAACCGGCAGCGGGCGATGAATGACCTCAATTCACTCAAACCGAATCAGGTTTACTGGGCTTTGACCAAAAAACACCCGAACGCAGAGTCGCGCCGCTATCTGGAGAAAGTGACCCAATTTAAGAAACAATTTAACGCTGGCTGA
- a CDS encoding DUF4426 domain-containing protein, whose product MAIVLPASAQQQITIKDIEVHYSAFNSTFLTPQVATQYQLTRNGYSAILNVSVLDTAALGKPATEAKLSGQAKNLIGNIRELEFREVKEGDAIYYLAEFPISNEENLTFDIDVNAGMKGAGKLKFSQKFYVEP is encoded by the coding sequence ATGGCCATCGTGCTACCGGCCAGCGCACAACAACAGATCACGATAAAGGATATTGAGGTACACTACTCGGCGTTTAACTCGACCTTCCTCACGCCGCAAGTCGCCACGCAGTACCAGTTGACCCGTAATGGCTACTCGGCCATCCTCAACGTCAGCGTACTCGATACGGCCGCGCTGGGTAAACCGGCCACCGAGGCTAAGCTCTCCGGCCAGGCCAAGAACCTGATCGGCAACATACGTGAGCTGGAGTTTCGCGAGGTGAAAGAAGGCGATGCGATTTATTATCTGGCTGAATTTCCGATCAGTAACGAAGAAAACCTGACCTTTGACATTGACGTCAACGCCGGGATGAAAGGCGCCGGCAAGCTCAAATTCAGCCAAAAATTTTATGTAGAACCGTAA
- a CDS encoding YggT family protein, whose amino-acid sequence MNAMSFLISTLFDLYIMVVILRIWLQAARADFYNPFSQFVVKATQPVVGPLRRVIPSVGSLDLATILFGYVLCILKYVALILIASGGSVVFSADFLLLGLLSLIKAAGGLLFWVLLLRAILSWVSQGRSPVEYVFHQLTEPMLAPIRRVIPVMGGFDLSVLVLFIVLQFANFLMGDFIGPIWYQL is encoded by the coding sequence ATGAATGCAATGAGTTTTTTAATCTCCACCCTGTTTGATCTTTATATCATGGTCGTGATTCTTAGAATCTGGCTGCAGGCAGCGCGTGCTGATTTCTACAACCCATTTTCCCAGTTTGTGGTAAAAGCGACCCAGCCGGTAGTCGGCCCGCTTCGCCGTGTTATTCCATCCGTCGGCAGCCTGGATCTGGCCACGATCTTGTTCGGTTATGTGTTGTGTATTCTCAAATACGTTGCCCTGATCCTGATCGCCTCCGGCGGCAGTGTGGTATTCAGCGCTGACTTCCTGCTGCTTGGCCTGCTGTCGCTGATTAAAGCGGCCGGTGGCCTGCTGTTCTGGGTACTGCTGCTGCGCGCTATTCTGAGCTGGGTCAGCCAGGGTCGCAGCCCGGTGGAGTACGTGTTCCATCAGCTGACCGAGCCTATGCTGGCACCGATTCGCCGCGTGATCCCTGTGATGGGCGGTTTTGACCTCAGCGTACTGGTGCTGTTCATTGTGCTGCAGTTTGCTAACTTCCTGATGGGCGACTTTATCGGTCCTATCTGGTATCAGCTATAA